The following are encoded together in the Verrucomicrobiota bacterium genome:
- a CDS encoding phosphoadenylyl-sulfate reductase → MGLFTAERLHDLNESFENATTEQILEWLWTELGTRASFGTSFQGAGLVAIDLAYKNQWKFPVFTLDTGYLFPETLELKKRIEDRYGITIESCSPEQTVGELEVEYKGNLYESKPDLCCYLRKVEPLKKKLSGLDGWITGLRRSQSQTRTEVGFVELYEFDPVFNKEILKINPVAKWTKEEVWDFIRKEGIPYNPLHDKGYASIGCWPCTRPVKEGDSERAGRWTGFDKTECGIHTFMEKKK, encoded by the coding sequence ATGGGATTATTTACGGCAGAGAGGCTCCATGATCTGAACGAGTCGTTTGAGAATGCGACGACCGAACAGATTTTGGAGTGGTTATGGACAGAGCTAGGGACGCGTGCGTCTTTTGGAACGAGTTTCCAAGGGGCGGGGTTAGTGGCTATCGATTTGGCTTATAAAAACCAGTGGAAGTTTCCTGTATTCACGCTTGATACCGGGTATTTATTCCCGGAAACCCTGGAGTTAAAAAAGAGGATCGAAGACCGTTACGGCATCACTATCGAATCATGCAGCCCCGAGCAAACGGTCGGGGAGCTAGAGGTAGAGTATAAGGGTAATCTCTATGAGTCGAAGCCGGACCTTTGTTGTTATTTGAGGAAGGTAGAGCCGCTGAAAAAGAAATTATCAGGCTTGGACGGTTGGATCACGGGGTTACGCCGGAGCCAGTCACAGACGAGGACCGAGGTCGGGTTTGTGGAGCTGTATGAATTTGACCCTGTTTTTAATAAAGAAATTTTAAAGATAAATCCCGTAGCCAAATGGACTAAAGAGGAAGTGTGGGATTTTATCCGCAAGGAAGGAATCCCGTATAACCCGCTTCACGATAAGGGATATGCCAGTATCGGTTGCTGGCCTTGCACTCGTCCTGTCAAAGAGGGCGATAGTGAAAGGGCTGGTCGTTGGACAGGATTTGATAAAACAGAGTGTGGCATACACACGTTTATGGAGAAGAAAAAATGA
- a CDS encoding NIL domain-containing protein: MSEENYRFWLSYSAELVQRPLIWEMSQKFPVVFNIRQASVTQEVGIIALELRGERSQIKDVIKWFESQNVQVEPVELNTIEG, encoded by the coding sequence ATGTCCGAAGAAAATTATCGTTTTTGGCTTAGCTACTCAGCGGAGCTGGTTCAACGCCCCTTAATTTGGGAAATGAGCCAGAAATTCCCTGTTGTATTTAATATCAGGCAAGCCAGCGTGACCCAAGAGGTCGGTATTATCGCCCTTGAGCTTCGAGGTGAACGGAGTCAGATCAAAGATGTGATCAAATGGTTTGAGAGCCAAAACGTACAGGTGGAGCCGGTGGAGCTTAATACGATCGAAGGGTAA